One genomic window of Branchiostoma lanceolatum isolate klBraLanc5 chromosome 5, klBraLanc5.hap2, whole genome shotgun sequence includes the following:
- the LOC136435925 gene encoding endonuclease 8-like 2, protein MWGSLRANEYKGVSRQSKTGKVPAPRLVLHFAKEEFLAFYGGSMYEVDSPACDQGTDILTASFDIEKAADAIQRAQPVCYTLLDQSCFSGLGNIIKNEVLYAAKVHPLQPGNLLSRQRALGVVEQALAFSATWMEHKDEHKKFKEHWKIYSKKECPLGHKTCRDWFGPEDGLQRVTTWCPTCQPLEGVTEENVYPKQRLPKKRRSGPKKGRQLRRSASTVNQNAAGTEKDVSGNKKSATGKRKRGMPAESDPKKKQSQKRKKRAKRFDTSGFNQPTNQPTNQQSGCEVM, encoded by the exons ATGTGGGGCAGTCTGCGAGCCAACGAGTACAAGGGAGTGTCGAGGCAGTCTAAGACTGGTAAAGTTCCCGCACCTAGGTTGGTACTACACTTTGCAAAAGAGGAATTCTTGGCTTTTTACGGAGGAAGTATGTACGAAGTGGATTCTCCGGCATGCGACCAAGGCACCGACATTCTTACCGCTTCCTTCGACATAGAGAAGGCGGCAGACGCGATTCAACGGGCCCAGCCAGTCTGCTACACTCTTCTAGATCAGTCCTGTTTCTCGGGGTTGGGTAACATCATCAAAAACGAGGTTCTGTACGCTGCTAAGGTACATCCTCTGCAACCTGGCAACCTGTTGTCAAGGCAACGGGCATTGGGCGTGGTGGAGCAAGCCCTGGCCTTCAGCGCTACATGGATGGAACACAAAGATGAACATaag AAGTTCAAGGAGCATTGGAAGATCTACTCCAAGAAGGAGTGTCCGTTGGGTCACAAGACGTGCCGTGATTGGTTCGGACCTGAGGACGGTTTGCAGCGGGTGACGACCTGGTGTCCTACATGTCAGCCGTTAGAGGGCGTAACAGAGGAGAACGTCTACCCCAAACAGCGTCTACCCAAAAAGAGACGTTCAGGACCGAAGAAGGGGCGACAGTTACGTCGTAGTGCAAGTACTGTTAACCAGAATGCAGCTGGGACCGAAAAAGACGTTTCTGGGAACAAGAAAAGTGCTACAGGCAAACGAAAGAGGGGTATGCCAGCAGAGTCAGACCCAAAGAAGAAGCAAAGTCAGAAAAGGAAGAAACGTGCAAAAAG GTTCGACACTTCCGggttcaaccaaccaaccaaccaaccaaccaaccaacaaagcGGCTGTGAGGTCATGTAA